One genomic segment of Burkholderia pyrrocinia includes these proteins:
- the cyoB gene encoding cytochrome o ubiquinol oxidase subunit I — protein sequence MFGKLTLSAIPFDQPIIMVAGAFMGLAVLGILAALTITGRWKWLWTEWLTTVDHKKLGVMYIIVALIMLLRGFADAIMMRMQLALAYNAPGYLPPHHYDQIFTAHGVIMIFFMAMVFMVGLMNLVVPLQIGARDVAFPFINSLSFWMTAVSAILINISLVIGEFAQTGWLAYPPLSELQFSPGVGVDYYLWALQISGVGTLLTGVNFFVTIIKMRAPGMTLMKMPVFTWTALCTNVLIMASFPILTATLALLGLDRYLGMHFFTNEAGGNAMLYLNLIWAWGHPEVYILILPAFGIFSEVIATFAKKPLFGYKTMVYATCAIMVLSFLVWLHHFFTMGSGANVNAFFGIVTMIIAIPTGVKVFNWLFTMYRGRIEFTTPVLWTIGFMVTFTLGGMTGVMMAIPGADFVLHNSLFLIAHFHNVIIGGVLFGYLAGFNYWFPKTFGFKLNEKLGKAAFWFWQVGFYVAFVPLYVLGFMGMTRRLNHYDNPAWHPWLLVAAFGAVLIAIGIACQLLQLVVSIRNRNLPEYRDTTGDPWGGRTLEWATSSPPADYNFAVIPQVRTLDAYADMKARGEGRPNPASIRDIHMPSNTCAGLVVAIFSLVLGFALVWHIWWLAIAGLVGIVATLVIYSSRDNDGYYIPASTVRKIEDKQPTKRVAARVDDVELEAN from the coding sequence ATGTTCGGCAAACTCACACTATCGGCGATCCCGTTCGATCAGCCCATCATCATGGTGGCCGGCGCCTTCATGGGGCTGGCCGTGCTGGGCATTCTCGCCGCACTGACGATCACCGGCCGGTGGAAATGGCTGTGGACGGAATGGCTGACGACAGTCGACCACAAGAAACTCGGCGTGATGTACATCATCGTCGCGCTGATCATGCTGCTGCGCGGCTTCGCCGACGCGATCATGATGCGCATGCAGCTCGCGCTCGCGTACAACGCGCCCGGCTACCTGCCGCCGCACCACTATGACCAGATCTTCACGGCACACGGCGTGATCATGATCTTCTTCATGGCGATGGTGTTCATGGTCGGCCTGATGAACCTGGTCGTGCCGCTGCAGATCGGTGCGCGCGACGTCGCATTCCCGTTCATCAACTCGCTGAGCTTCTGGATGACGGCGGTCAGCGCGATCCTGATCAACATCTCGCTCGTGATCGGCGAATTCGCGCAGACGGGCTGGCTCGCCTACCCGCCGCTGTCGGAGCTGCAGTTCAGCCCGGGGGTAGGGGTCGACTACTACCTGTGGGCACTGCAGATCTCGGGCGTCGGCACGCTGCTGACCGGCGTGAACTTCTTCGTGACGATCATCAAGATGCGCGCGCCGGGCATGACGCTGATGAAGATGCCGGTGTTCACGTGGACCGCGCTCTGCACGAACGTGCTGATCATGGCGTCGTTCCCGATCCTGACCGCGACGCTCGCGCTGCTCGGCCTCGACCGTTACCTCGGCATGCACTTCTTCACGAACGAAGCCGGCGGCAACGCGATGCTGTACCTGAACCTGATCTGGGCGTGGGGTCACCCGGAGGTGTACATCCTGATCCTGCCGGCGTTCGGCATCTTCTCGGAAGTCATCGCGACGTTCGCGAAGAAGCCGCTGTTCGGCTACAAGACGATGGTGTACGCGACCTGCGCGATCATGGTGCTCTCGTTCCTCGTGTGGCTGCATCACTTCTTCACGATGGGCTCGGGCGCGAACGTGAACGCGTTCTTCGGCATCGTGACGATGATCATCGCGATCCCGACCGGCGTGAAGGTGTTCAACTGGCTGTTCACGATGTATCGCGGCCGGATCGAATTCACGACACCCGTGCTGTGGACGATCGGCTTCATGGTCACGTTCACGCTCGGCGGCATGACCGGCGTGATGATGGCGATTCCCGGCGCGGACTTCGTGCTGCACAACAGCCTGTTCCTGATCGCGCACTTCCATAACGTGATCATCGGCGGCGTGCTGTTCGGCTATCTCGCGGGCTTCAACTACTGGTTCCCGAAGACGTTCGGCTTCAAGCTGAACGAGAAGCTCGGCAAGGCCGCGTTCTGGTTCTGGCAGGTCGGCTTCTACGTCGCGTTCGTGCCGCTCTACGTGCTCGGCTTCATGGGCATGACGCGCCGGCTCAATCACTACGACAACCCGGCCTGGCATCCGTGGCTGCTGGTTGCCGCGTTCGGCGCCGTGCTGATCGCGATCGGCATTGCGTGCCAGCTGCTGCAACTGGTGGTCAGCATCCGCAACCGCAACCTGCCCGAATACCGCGACACGACGGGCGACCCGTGGGGCGGTCGCACGCTGGAGTGGGCGACCTCGTCGCCGCCGGCCGACTACAACTTCGCGGTGATCCCGCAGGTGCGCACGCTCGACGCGTACGCGGACATGAAGGCGCGCGGCGAAGGCCGGCCGAACCCGGCGTCGATCCGCGATATCCACATGCCGTCGAATACCTGCGCGGGTCTCGTGGTCGCGATTTTCAGCCTGGTGCTCGGCTTCGCGCTGGTGTGGCACATCTGGTGGCTCGCGATCGCCGGGCTCGTCGGGATCGTCGCGACGCTGGTGATCTACAGCTCGCGCGACAACGACGGCTATTACATCCCCGCGTCGACGGTGCGGAAGATCGAAGACAAGCAGCCGACCAAGCGCGTGGCCGCGCGTGTCGACGACGTGGAACTGGAGGCCAACTGA
- a CDS encoding efflux transporter outer membrane subunit — protein sequence MADRMLAALLGGVALLAGCSLAPTYHAPAIQVPAAFRETGPWIDAAPADHLPRDGWWRVYGDATLDRLEPLVARANPDLAAAVARHDEAAALFDEAHAALLPTLGIDAETDRDRQSARRPLRGSGQPDIYESNTLEAGVGYDIDLWGKVRNTVAAGRDDAQAAGDDLASVRLSLQAAVASTYFDLAGRDREADTLAQTIDTYRRAWRLTVSRHLGGLASGLDVSRAQTQLALAQARASDIAARRALDEHAIAALVGASASTFSLPPVAALPRVPSIPTGFASTLLERRPDIAAAERRVAAANARIGVARAAWFPDLSLGLDAGFQSDTFSPWLAAPNEIWSIGPRLAMTLFDGGLRAAGVRKARAQFAEQGARYRAVVLQAFREVEDDLALLHRLGDESGQDDAALVAARHSLALAMSRYRDGAVSYLDVVTAQTTELDTQIASLDADSRRLQASVGLVRALGGGWRDARS from the coding sequence ATGGCTGACCGCATGCTCGCTGCGTTGCTGGGCGGCGTCGCCCTGCTCGCCGGCTGTTCGCTGGCGCCGACCTATCACGCGCCGGCCATTCAGGTTCCGGCCGCCTTTCGCGAAACGGGCCCGTGGATCGATGCCGCGCCGGCCGACCACCTCCCGCGCGACGGCTGGTGGCGTGTATACGGCGATGCGACGCTCGACCGGCTCGAGCCGCTCGTCGCGCGCGCGAATCCCGACCTCGCCGCCGCCGTCGCGCGGCACGACGAAGCCGCTGCGCTGTTCGACGAAGCACATGCGGCATTGCTGCCGACCCTGGGCATCGATGCCGAGACCGACCGCGACCGGCAATCGGCGCGCCGGCCGCTGCGCGGCAGCGGCCAGCCCGACATCTACGAGTCGAACACGCTCGAAGCCGGAGTCGGCTACGACATCGATCTGTGGGGCAAGGTCCGCAACACGGTCGCGGCCGGCCGTGACGACGCGCAGGCGGCCGGCGACGACCTCGCCTCCGTCCGGCTCAGCCTGCAGGCCGCCGTCGCCAGCACCTACTTCGATCTCGCGGGACGAGACCGCGAAGCGGACACGCTAGCGCAAACGATCGACACGTACCGTCGCGCATGGCGACTGACGGTCAGCCGCCATCTCGGTGGCCTGGCATCGGGGCTCGACGTATCGCGTGCGCAAACGCAGCTCGCGCTCGCACAGGCGCGCGCGTCCGACATCGCCGCGCGCCGCGCGCTCGACGAGCACGCGATCGCCGCGCTTGTCGGCGCATCCGCGTCGACGTTCTCGCTGCCGCCCGTCGCCGCGCTGCCGCGCGTTCCGTCGATTCCGACCGGATTCGCGTCGACGCTGCTCGAACGCCGCCCGGACATCGCCGCCGCGGAACGCCGCGTTGCGGCCGCTAACGCAAGGATCGGCGTCGCGCGCGCCGCCTGGTTCCCGGACCTGTCGCTCGGCCTCGACGCGGGCTTCCAGAGCGATACGTTTTCGCCGTGGCTCGCCGCGCCGAACGAGATCTGGTCGATCGGGCCGCGTCTCGCGATGACGCTGTTCGACGGCGGCCTGCGTGCCGCCGGCGTACGCAAGGCCCGTGCGCAGTTTGCCGAACAGGGCGCGCGCTACCGCGCCGTCGTGCTGCAGGCGTTTCGCGAAGTCGAGGACGATCTCGCGCTGCTGCACCGCCTCGGCGACGAATCCGGCCAGGACGACGCGGCGCTCGTCGCGGCCCGGCATTCGCTTGCGCTTGCGATGTCGCGCTATCGCGACGGTGCCGTCAGCTATCTCGACGTGGTCACCGCTCAAACGACCGAGCTCGATACGCAGATTGCGTCGCTCGATGCCGATTCCCGACGGCTGCAGGCATCCGTCGGGCTCGTGCGCGCGCTCGGCGGCGGCTGGCGCGACGCGCGTTCATGA
- a CDS encoding response regulator transcription factor, which produces MRILLISPPNPEAARLDKAFRESTHGVERVEEWRDGCFAATQDRFDAIVIVAPDAAAGPAVLDALPRLAVSAAGATIAAIVAGATPAQRARMLQAGCDVCVAHPCSFVELHERLRALWRRAGVIEMRESVRLDTATRALEERGRRLALSAREFRLVECLLRAAGRPVGRDAVLRYAWDDADIEPETVNALVVRLRRKLAAHAFSARIETVARFGFRFDAGA; this is translated from the coding sequence ATGCGCATCCTGCTGATTTCTCCGCCGAATCCGGAGGCCGCGCGGCTCGACAAGGCCTTTCGCGAGAGCACACACGGCGTCGAGCGCGTCGAGGAATGGCGTGACGGCTGCTTCGCGGCGACGCAGGACCGGTTCGATGCAATCGTGATCGTTGCGCCCGACGCGGCTGCCGGTCCGGCGGTCCTCGATGCATTGCCGCGACTTGCCGTATCGGCCGCAGGCGCGACGATCGCCGCGATCGTCGCCGGTGCAACACCCGCACAGCGCGCGCGGATGCTGCAGGCCGGTTGTGATGTGTGCGTTGCCCATCCGTGTTCGTTCGTGGAATTGCACGAGCGTTTGCGCGCGCTGTGGCGCCGCGCGGGCGTCATCGAGATGCGTGAGTCGGTCAGGCTCGATACGGCAACACGCGCACTCGAAGAGCGTGGGCGGAGGCTGGCGCTCAGCGCGCGGGAATTCCGTCTCGTCGAATGCCTGCTGCGCGCCGCGGGGCGGCCGGTCGGGCGCGATGCCGTGCTGCGTTACGCGTGGGACGATGCCGACATCGAACCCGAAACGGTCAATGCGCTGGTCGTCCGGTTGCGGCGCAAGCTGGCCGCGCACGCCTTTTCCGCGCGCATCGAAACGGTCGCGCGATTCGGGTTCAGGTTCGACGCTGGCGCATGA
- a CDS encoding sensor histidine kinase, which yields MDAARAANFTRRWHTTTFRWLCAYAAIFSVSLLLLAGVISFAATHTMTRDTDEVLAWQLIYFDSIPDAELPLAIHRRLEHEHMHTSFYGLFDAAGRRVAGDIATLPALRTDRGGRTLNRTLVPLDGQPARITRAMAVRRDNGMTLVVARDLSHFIQIRDVAIRGLVIGGVMILIAGIAGGSMLGMRQMRRVAAIRRATRQIAEGDLGKRLPVGRHDELDLLAHLVNHMLDEVERLMGEVRHTCDGIAHDLRTPLARVHTMLARLAEQPFCADDPASAVLLASARDETDRLLERFRAMLRISEIGTLSRRGGFAAVDVAALLRDVCELYEPLAEAVDVSFELDAAPVDGIHGDRALLFEAFSNLADNAIKFTPPGGRVRAVLRATPSGPLVRLEDSGPGIPPGERDAVLERFYRGERTRHVKGSGLGLSIVSAVMHVHGFALRIGDAEPAGAAITVECWPRSLA from the coding sequence ATGGATGCGGCTCGCGCGGCGAACTTCACACGCCGCTGGCATACGACGACGTTTCGCTGGCTGTGCGCGTATGCGGCGATCTTCTCGGTTTCGCTGCTGCTGCTCGCGGGCGTGATCAGCTTCGCCGCGACACATACGATGACGCGCGACACTGACGAGGTGCTCGCGTGGCAACTGATCTATTTCGATTCGATTCCCGATGCCGAGTTGCCGCTCGCGATCCATCGGCGGCTCGAGCACGAACACATGCATACGAGTTTCTACGGGCTGTTCGACGCGGCCGGGCGCCGCGTTGCCGGCGACATCGCGACGCTGCCCGCGCTGCGTACGGATCGCGGCGGACGCACGCTGAACCGCACGCTCGTACCACTCGACGGTCAGCCCGCACGGATCACGCGCGCGATGGCCGTGCGCCGCGACAACGGAATGACGCTGGTCGTCGCGCGCGACCTGTCGCATTTCATCCAGATCCGCGATGTCGCGATTCGCGGGCTCGTGATCGGCGGCGTGATGATCCTGATCGCGGGCATCGCGGGCGGCAGCATGCTCGGCATGCGGCAGATGCGCCGCGTCGCCGCGATCCGGCGCGCCACGCGGCAGATTGCCGAGGGCGATCTCGGCAAGCGGTTGCCGGTCGGACGCCACGACGAGCTCGACCTGCTCGCGCACCTCGTGAATCACATGCTCGACGAAGTCGAGCGACTGATGGGCGAGGTGCGTCATACCTGCGACGGCATCGCGCACGATCTGCGCACGCCGCTGGCGCGCGTGCATACGATGCTGGCGCGACTCGCCGAGCAGCCGTTTTGTGCGGACGATCCCGCGTCGGCGGTACTCCTGGCGTCGGCGCGCGACGAGACCGACCGGTTGCTCGAGCGCTTTCGCGCGATGCTGCGCATCTCCGAGATCGGTACGCTGAGCCGGCGTGGCGGCTTTGCCGCGGTCGACGTCGCGGCATTGCTGCGCGACGTGTGCGAGCTCTACGAGCCGCTGGCCGAAGCCGTCGACGTGTCGTTCGAGCTCGACGCGGCACCGGTCGACGGTATTCATGGCGACCGCGCATTGCTGTTCGAGGCGTTCAGCAATCTCGCGGACAACGCAATCAAGTTCACGCCGCCGGGCGGTCGCGTTCGCGCCGTACTCCGCGCGACGCCGAGCGGCCCGCTCGTCCGGCTCGAGGACAGTGGGCCGGGCATCCCGCCCGGCGAGCGTGACGCGGTGCTCGAACGCTTCTATCGCGGCGAGCGCACGCGTCATGTGAAAGGCTCGGGGCTTGGGTTGAGCATCGTATCGGCGGTGATGCACGTGCACGGCTTCGCGCTGCGGATCGGCGATGCGGAGCCGGCCGGCGCGGCGATTACGGTCGAATGCTGGCCACGCTCGCTTGCATGA
- the cyoC gene encoding cytochrome o ubiquinol oxidase subunit III, with amino-acid sequence MLQKTLSATLLEHDDHPPSHSVFGFWLYLMTDCVIFAALFATFAVLGHQYAGGPTAKDLFDIPGVAVETAALLLSSITYGFAMLAAYKQRRGALLAWLAVTFVLGAAFLAMELREFSHLIAEGAGPQRSAFLSAFFTLVGTHGLHVTAGLLWMIVLAGQIVFRGGDLTDRDLRRLTCLSLFWHFLDIVWICVFSFVYLASVI; translated from the coding sequence ATGTTGCAGAAAACCTTGAGCGCAACCCTGCTCGAGCACGACGACCATCCGCCGTCGCATTCGGTGTTCGGTTTCTGGCTGTACCTGATGACCGACTGCGTGATCTTCGCGGCGCTGTTCGCGACGTTCGCGGTGCTCGGCCACCAGTATGCGGGCGGGCCGACCGCGAAAGACCTGTTCGACATTCCGGGCGTCGCGGTGGAAACCGCCGCGCTGCTGCTGTCGAGCATCACGTACGGTTTCGCGATGCTCGCTGCCTACAAGCAGCGGCGCGGCGCGCTGCTCGCGTGGCTCGCGGTGACGTTCGTGCTCGGCGCCGCGTTTCTCGCAATGGAGCTGCGCGAGTTCTCGCACCTGATCGCGGAAGGCGCCGGCCCGCAGCGCAGCGCGTTCCTGTCGGCGTTCTTCACGCTGGTCGGCACGCACGGGCTGCACGTGACGGCCGGCTTGCTGTGGATGATCGTGCTCGCCGGGCAGATCGTGTTCCGCGGCGGCGACCTGACCGATCGCGACCTGCGGCGCCTGACGTGCCTGAGCCTCTTCTGGCACTTCCTCGACATCGTGTGGATCTGCGTGTTTTCCTTTGTCTATCTCGCGAGCGTGATCTAA
- a CDS encoding DUF4148 domain-containing protein yields the protein MKLSTIVACMLLACASTAAFAAPHLTPQECNAYPFVHTGHEVTRADLVRELTELEQVGYDPAHASPYYPDDLDGAKHRLAAEYRTDCTHALTADAGSH from the coding sequence ATGAAACTGTCGACTATCGTCGCCTGCATGCTGCTCGCATGCGCGAGCACCGCAGCGTTCGCGGCGCCACACCTGACGCCTCAGGAATGCAATGCCTACCCGTTCGTTCACACGGGCCACGAAGTCACGCGCGCGGACCTCGTGCGCGAGCTGACCGAACTCGAACAGGTCGGCTACGATCCGGCGCACGCGAGCCCCTACTATCCCGACGATCTCGACGGCGCGAAGCATCGGCTCGCCGCCGAGTACCGTACGGACTGCACGCATGCGCTGACGGCGGACGCGGGCTCGCACTGA
- the cyoD gene encoding cytochrome o ubiquinol oxidase subunit IV gives MAHSHSSQLEEGHGSVGGYVAGFILSVLLTAASFGLVMGGVLSPHASLIALAVLAFVQIVVHLVYFLHMNGSSGQRWNVMAFSYTVLTAAILIVGTLWVMHNVSMNMMSR, from the coding sequence ATGGCCCATTCGCATTCGTCTCAACTCGAAGAAGGGCACGGCAGTGTCGGCGGCTACGTCGCCGGTTTCATCCTGTCGGTGCTGCTCACGGCCGCGTCGTTCGGCCTCGTGATGGGCGGCGTGCTGTCGCCGCATGCGTCGCTGATCGCGCTCGCCGTGCTCGCGTTCGTGCAGATCGTCGTGCACCTCGTGTACTTCCTGCACATGAACGGTTCGTCGGGCCAGCGCTGGAACGTGATGGCATTCAGCTACACGGTGCTGACCGCGGCGATCCTGATCGTCGGCACGCTGTGGGTGATGCACAACGTCAGCATGAACATGATGTCGCGCTGA
- a CDS encoding response regulator transcription factor, giving the protein MRVLTVEDDVVTANEIVGELTARGFEVDWIDNGREGMMRAMSASYDAITLDRMLPGADGLAILTAMRTVGIDTPVLMLSALGDVDERIRGLRAGGDDYLTKPFDSGELSARIEVLLRRRQASGVPQQTLLKVGALELDLISRCARRGADEIPLLPTEFRVLEFMMRNAGQTITRTMLFEAVWGYHFDPGTNLIDVHMGRLRKKIDPPGANPMIQTVRGSGYMLA; this is encoded by the coding sequence ATGCGAGTACTGACGGTCGAGGACGATGTGGTGACCGCGAACGAAATCGTCGGCGAACTGACCGCGCGCGGGTTCGAGGTCGACTGGATCGACAACGGCCGCGAAGGGATGATGCGCGCGATGAGCGCATCGTACGACGCGATCACGCTTGACCGGATGCTGCCGGGCGCTGACGGCCTCGCGATTCTGACCGCGATGCGCACGGTCGGCATCGATACGCCGGTGCTGATGCTGAGCGCGCTCGGCGACGTCGACGAGCGCATCCGCGGGCTGCGCGCGGGCGGCGACGATTACCTGACGAAGCCATTCGATTCCGGCGAGCTGAGCGCACGCATCGAGGTGCTGCTGCGCCGCCGGCAGGCGTCGGGCGTGCCGCAGCAGACGCTGTTGAAGGTCGGTGCGCTCGAGCTCGACCTCATTTCGCGCTGCGCGCGCCGCGGCGCCGACGAGATTCCGTTGCTGCCGACCGAGTTTCGCGTGCTCGAATTCATGATGCGCAACGCCGGCCAGACGATCACGCGCACGATGCTGTTCGAGGCCGTGTGGGGCTATCACTTCGATCCCGGTACCAACCTGATCGACGTACACATGGGCCGGCTGCGCAAGAAGATCGATCCGCCCGGCGCGAACCCGATGATTCAGACGGTGCGCGGTTCGGGCTACATGCTCGCGTAA
- a CDS encoding efflux RND transporter periplasmic adaptor subunit, producing MSTEFEIRPSGTPRYLKPLAIAGVIAALAAAAAGLVARAHDARAVAAWTAQQAIPTVATVAPQPAAADALVLPGRLDAYVDAPIYARVPGYLHAWYADIGAHVRAGQLLASIDTPDLDQQLQQARADLRSASANERLAAVTAARWAEMLAQDSVSRQEADEKRSDLDAKRAAVAASTANVRRLQALESFKRLTAPFDGVVTARKTDVGALIDAGSGNGAELFTVSDARRLRLYVHVPQDDAGAIRAGMHVALTVPERPGTTFDATLADSAQSIDPASGTLLAQFSIANPAGTLFPGEYAQVRIAVADTAHALTVPASALIFRHDGLQVAVLDANGHARLRNVSIATDLGTRVEIASGLAARDRVIDNPPDSLADGDPVRIAGAATTERAHG from the coding sequence ATGTCCACTGAATTCGAAATCCGTCCTTCCGGCACGCCGCGCTACCTGAAGCCGCTCGCGATCGCGGGCGTGATCGCCGCGCTCGCCGCCGCGGCAGCCGGCCTCGTCGCACGCGCACACGATGCGCGCGCGGTCGCCGCGTGGACCGCGCAGCAGGCGATCCCGACCGTCGCGACGGTTGCGCCGCAGCCTGCCGCCGCCGACGCGCTCGTGCTGCCCGGCCGCCTCGATGCATATGTCGACGCACCGATCTACGCGCGCGTGCCCGGCTACCTGCACGCGTGGTACGCCGATATCGGCGCGCACGTCAGGGCCGGCCAGCTGCTCGCGTCGATCGACACGCCCGATCTCGACCAGCAGTTGCAGCAGGCACGCGCCGACCTGCGGAGCGCGAGCGCGAACGAGCGCCTTGCGGCCGTCACGGCCGCACGCTGGGCCGAGATGCTCGCGCAGGACTCCGTCTCGCGGCAGGAGGCCGACGAGAAGCGCAGCGACCTCGACGCCAAACGCGCGGCCGTCGCGGCAAGCACCGCCAACGTGCGTCGGCTCCAGGCGCTCGAATCGTTCAAGCGGCTCACCGCGCCGTTCGACGGTGTCGTGACCGCCCGCAAGACCGACGTTGGCGCACTGATCGACGCGGGCAGCGGCAACGGCGCCGAACTGTTCACTGTCTCGGACGCGCGGCGGCTGCGGCTCTACGTACACGTGCCGCAAGACGATGCGGGCGCGATCCGGGCGGGCATGCACGTCGCGCTGACCGTGCCCGAGCGCCCGGGCACGACGTTCGACGCCACGCTCGCGGATTCCGCGCAGTCGATCGATCCTGCTTCCGGCACGCTGCTCGCGCAGTTCTCGATCGCCAACCCCGCAGGCACGCTGTTCCCGGGCGAATATGCGCAGGTACGCATCGCGGTGGCCGATACCGCGCATGCACTGACGGTTCCGGCCAGCGCGCTGATCTTTCGCCATGACGGGTTGCAAGTCGCCGTGCTCGACGCGAACGGGCATGCGCGGCTGCGCAACGTATCGATCGCGACCGACCTCGGTACGCGCGTCGAGATCGCGTCGGGGCTCGCGGCCCGCGACCGCGTGATCGACAATCCGCCCGATTCGCTCGCGGACGGCGACCCCGTGCGCATCGCGGGCGCCGCGACGACGGAGCGTGCGCATGGCTGA
- a CDS encoding DUF4148 domain-containing protein — protein MFTILLTAFCVALPVRASAMQPGAATAPQTLASAAPAPSSPPAAWNAPQTTPLTRAQVYHELVRAERDGQLAQLNRELYSH, from the coding sequence ATGTTCACCATCCTCCTCACCGCCTTCTGCGTCGCGCTGCCCGTTCGGGCCAGCGCAATGCAACCCGGGGCGGCCACCGCGCCGCAGACGCTCGCATCGGCTGCACCCGCACCGTCGTCGCCGCCCGCTGCATGGAATGCACCGCAGACAACGCCGCTGACGCGTGCGCAGGTCTATCACGAACTCGTCCGCGCCGAACGCGACGGGCAACTCGCGCAACTCAATCGCGAACTCTATTCGCACTGA